A window of Oryza glaberrima chromosome 2, OglaRS2, whole genome shotgun sequence genomic DNA:
tatattttgtataggTTAATGACATCTATGGTCAACTATGCAGAGCTATAAAAGGTTACTATTTGTACATCATACCAGTCTTGAAAAATTAAAACTTTCAAGGCCCTAGACATCAATTAATTAAAACTTTCAAGGCCCTAGACATCAATTTGTGAGTACTAATATAGAggtatcttttaaaatattttgtatatactgaagtatatgataaaatatactattaggggtgaaaataaaaatatgctaGGAGTCAGATGCCACGTGCTGACGTGCAGGTTCGCCTTTTCTCCATCcgcctctttctttcttctttctctcgCTATCTCTCGTCATCTCCATCCTCTCTTGCCATCTCTCCTGTCTCCTCGAATCCTAAGCCCCGGCAGCTGCTGCTCCCTCTCtagcggcggctgctgctcttCCTCCCCGGCGTGGTGGCGGTTGCTCCCCTCCCCATCCTGGTGGCATCTGCTACGCCCCCTCCCcggctgccccctcccctccccgacgTGGAGCCGAAGGCGGCTCCTGCTACCTCTCCCCGGTGTGGGagcgtggcggcagcggcggcggttgctTCCCTCCCGGCGTGGTGGCAGCAGctgcccccccccctccccgacATCGTGCTGACGGTGGCTCCTACTCTCCCTTCCcggcatggcgacggcggctgtgGCGGCTGCTTCCCTCCCCCGGCGTGGTGGTAGCAGCTGCCCGCTGCCCCCTCCTTCCCGGCTGCCCCTCATCTCCCCGATGTGGAGCCGATGGCgcttctctcctccatcgcGACGGCTTGATTTGGGAATATTTTGAGGATTTTgtgatttgggatgttgattCAGTAACCACCGTGATGAGGATTAAGTTTCTTGCGATCAAATTCATGAGCTCTAGATTGAATTTGGCTTTTTCATACTGTTTTTGGTCGTCTCGTTTGATTGATTTGGGATCGCTCGGGGATTATTTTTCTATGTTCGACTCGGACTAGAAGGACAGACAAACCGAAAAcatcacaaaaatcacaaaaaaacgCGGGAATCGGACTTGAGCAGTGGGACGATATACGAAAATATTTGGTagaaacatcttaaacttttataataggtagagatagagatagagataagtAGGTTAGATAGATATATCCAGTTGGTTTATTCGTTTGGTGGTCGCAAATAAATCGTAGGCGAGACTTTTCCGTCTCCTAGACGGACTCGGTGGCCGTACGTGTCACCTGTTCTGTCCCTGCAAAGAAATACTATGGTATAACTAGCTAGACGAGACCTTTTTGGTCTCTACTAGACAGATACCGTAACAGTGTCTGTCTTACCTGGATTACTGGAACATTGCAGTATTTATacctacatatatatgtgcacacAATTCATTATGAATAATCATAAGTCTCTCTCCCTTTGGCTGCATGCATGCCACGAAGATGCAGAAGATGGGtgtgaagaggaagaggaagagcagAAGTAGCACACAAACACGACGTCCTACTCCTCCCGAGCTGATGGAAGACATGGTTACGGAGATCCTGGTGCGGCTGCCTGTCAAGTCCCTCCTGCGGTTCAAGCCCGCGTGCAGAGCCTGGCAAGCCATCATCGACGGCCCCGTGTTCATCCGAGCTCACCTGCGCCGCTCGGCCTCCAGGTGGGAGCAGAGCCACAGCTTCATCATCAACCCTCACAGCATGGTCAGAGTCCCTTGGGATCGGTGGCCAGTCCCCTCCAATCGCTACCGCTTCCATCAGTGGCAGCTGCAACGCGGCAACACCACCACCTCTCCCAGAAACAATAATGTGGCGACGTTCTTGCATGCCAAGGACTTATCTGACGATCAGCAGTTCTACACAACCGAGTTCACGCACCGCGACGGCCTGGTGTTttctaccaccaccaccagcctcCACGTCTTCAACCCAGCCACCAGGGATGCCATCACGCTGCCTACCAGTTCCAGGTCCAATCTAATGGGAGGTGGAAGATTCAACTACCACTGCTCGGGTCTAGGCCTGGATCCACGCACCGGCATGTACAAGGTAGTCCAGGCTTTCTTCCGGTTCCAGTCAATGGAACCAGCTGAAACAAAAATGGGGATGGAGGTGTTCACcattggaggaggaggtggtggtgtcgGTTGGAGGGAGATCACGAGTGATCCTCCATACCCAGCCAAGAGATTCCAGATCGGCGTGTCTGTCTGCGGCTACATGTTCTGGCGCTTTTCCGAGAGGCATACGAAGCTCGAGCGCGGCATCCTCCATCTTAGCCTGGAGGAAGAGGAGTTCGGCATCACCGGCCTGCCAGATGAGCTGGACACTGATAACAGCTTCTTGCTGGACGATCTACTCGGCCGGGATCTGTGTGTGTCGGCGTCTAACACCAGCTGCACGATGCTGAACATATGGACGCTGCCTGTAGCGGACGAGAGCCTGTGCACGCTGTGGCAATGGCGTTACTGCATCGAGTACCCCTGGAGTCTTTGCTCTGTGATGGCTCTTCCTCCTTTCAGCGACTTCTAAGCTCAAGATACTATGTAGATTGGATCGCACGAGGTACCAGGGGGAGGGGGCACGGAAGTCGGAATTGTTCAGTGCCATGCCGTTCATCGAAAGTCTCGTTCGGATCACCTTATTAATAGCCGATCATCGCCCTGTTCAGTTGGGGCTTTAGCCTTCAGCAGCAAAGCCAGCACAAACAGGATTTTGTGCCTTCTCAGCTGTCTGCAGCGCTGCCGCAGAATAAGCAGCTATTTGCatgtttatctattttatatGTATTTTGAACCATGTGATATGTACTAattaagttaaaagttttatgCTTAGCTAGTGAATATCTGTGTGGTACTTTCATCTTAACcatataaatatggaaattcctagcttttaatttttttattttgcagcCATAAATTAACCGATCAGACGTGGTTAGTTGCCGCCGCAAATATATGGCTTTTTTTATGCACCCTGTCTACGATATATAATCGAGTGCCATCATAGTGCCAGTATACCGATTTCCCTTATCATATGCCAATTAGCATGCTCAAAGTTACCCTGttattgcaaatttgcaattgaAATTCATGAGATTTGCTGGCAGAAAGTGGTCAGTTGGGTGATCAAGGCTCAGAGCTGCATCATGGAGTAGAGACTGATTCTTTTTTCATTATATCGGCCACTTCTCTCGTGTTGCTGCAACCTGCAGGTGATCGAATCGAAAGGAGAGGAAACGCGCATGCTGTTGGGTATTCATTTATTTTGATTcatatcttatattatgggtCCTGATATTATTATTAGGAAGGTAAAATCTAAACTGTGAGGCCTCTCTATTTAGCTTTAACGGGAGACGGCACAGAAAGCCTACACAACGGAGAAAGCCTACACATCTATACGGGAGACAACAGAGAAAGCCTACACATCAATATAGACGCATTTCTTTTTAttcttcttataaaattttctccaaaattaattatccgatctacaatccaattacaccattgtgttcgttacaattaaatatttacaacaatatcttacatgattatattgcgacggaaaaatatttatgtttgtaaattacttttattatatatatgtaagttacttttatcatatatataaattacttttagatttgactaagttacttcttatacattcataatgctctaaattgattatttatattattgtttttagtcaaTTCTATAATTTGTGGTAATTTTTCGATAGACCATATTTTCTTCCAtgcaacgaatttacttctaatgttgtaACAATTTACTTCCATTTTatgctaagttacttttatgatttatgtaaattacttttagactttactgaatttactttcataaatGCATTTACTTAAAAATCTTCTCTTACACTTTGCTTGTGAATTTACTCTACATAGTTTATTATTTAAACTCGGACATAATGTAATTACTTCTAATGCTATACAGAGTTACTTCTACTGTATAGCTAAGTTACttataatttaaataaattacttttaaattaacaaaatgtttgaatatattcaacatAGATCttgttttgtcacatattttatgTAGAGTACAATCATGCAAATAtatcttaaaaacaatatgtgatttaaaagatataaggtATTAAAGagattaagaaaatatatacaatTGCACGTTTCAACACTAGGTGGAGTACAAACCAGCTACTACTAGCGGGACAATTAACTTTGGGCCACTTTTaaaatgtggcaattaattatttgccactcgttgtctatgacatgtggaccctcatgtgtctatgacatgtgggtcgcAAGTCATTTATCACCGtccgtaagagtggcaaataattaattaatccaccactagctgtgtagtcacgtccaatgaaaaaaaagatatacattaaagttactttctttttgttataagttacttctataatatatgtaaattagttTAAGGTTTTATTaagtttacttttatatgtctaagaagtaatttagtgaaatctaaaagtaatttagatatattataaaactaatttctaatttttcatccaattataatcatgtgagatcttgttataaagatttaattcttACGAATGCAACGGTGTAATCAGATTGtaatcggatgagtagtttaagtgaatattttatttgaagtatatgTTGATATGGTCTCTTATAGATAGAGTGGTAGctagtttagacaaaccagctaccactagctgtgtagtcacgtcctatGATAAGGTGATTTTGATTCCATGAAGTCCATGTCAAGCGAGCGGGGGTGTGAAGTCCTTTGGAATTTTAGGATTTTTGGAACATGGggataaaaaagaaacataggTGTTACACCCAAATTCGGCACTTAGTATTAAATtaaggaaaattgccaaagtttgaaaGTCTACCGGTTTTCCTCTGAGAGGGCTGGTCTGACCACCGtatgtcggccggtcagaccgccgccaatgggccggtctgaccagcggtatgtggccagtctgaccggcaaaATCCGAGTCAGACTCTGTTTTCGTCgagtctcgggtttccttgctcagaaaggcatgtttcgtgtttccatcTGTTTCTAGctcgagttggacgtggaggatggcctgtagagggcaagatcaacccctatataagggacaaggccggttcattgtaaaaaaatcaatcgaatcgttcttttacttttGCTTCTAGTTTTagtttagtttgtccatctttgtcgatttgtgCCGTAAatcatccgccgccgctgcgagagtgcgacatctctttgtaggtttgtcctgaaaaccttccgttttgcccacgagatggGTAGTTATCCATCGTTCTATCtagatcggctccgctagccggtttagtttatcaaaacccatcttgatttagctttggctagattgaggtggttggcgactctaggatcaccgcaaggcgtttaggtgctacgatcgtgcttgtcaacttctCACAAAAAGTTACCAACAATAGAATTCAAAATTCATATAATTTGAGGCAATCCTAAGAAACTTTAAATCAGAATTATTTTCATAGGAAttcaatcctataaaattcacATTACTGGACTAAAAGTAAATATTCCTCTCGTCTACTTTATCTTTTTATTAGTTTTACACTGAAAACTTAACATAATACTAATTGATAATGACATAGCATTTGGTTTAATATACACTTAAATGATTAAAACATGTTGATCAACGCTTGTTAAAAAGTAGCTAACGTATAtacgtacttaaaaaaaagagtaaagtacACGGCTGGTTCCTAAACTTGTGGGGTGGTGTCAGTTTAGTCCATAAACTTGAAAACTGCACGTTTAGGTCCGTAATCTTGGTTTAATGTACTAGGGCGGGTCCAATCAGGGATTGACCGCGTCTGACCGCcaacgtggcgtgccacgtggGCATCGATTTTGCAATCGGCCCCCTCCGCATCGAAGCCGTCGGAAATTTTACATTTTCCCCCCTCCATGCACTGTAGTAGGCGAAATCCCACTGAAATCCCCAAATCGGCTTGCTCCCTCGCAATCTCCCAAATCGGCTTGCTTTccagggagagaggagagtagggcgacggcgaccgcaGCGACCTCGGCGAGCACGGCGATCATCGGCGCAGCGGGGCGAGAGGGGGCGCACCGTGGGGCTTCGCGAGGGCCGGCTCGTGACGGCCCCAACCTCGGCAAGCACGGCGATGGACCTCTCCTTCCGGGGAGAAGGAGAACAAGCGCCCGTGTATCGTGAGTACAACCCAACCCAcccaactcatctctctctGTTTATCTTTGTGATGATTCCGTTGAGTTTAAGCATTgaagattggttttttatgccATGTGACATGATATTGATATGTGCGCTAGGTGAAAAATCTAGGGTTTAGTTGTTTCTTGATTGGGTTGTGTGTTTTCTGTGGTCGTAGGCCCTGGTTCAAAGTATTTCTCTTGAGTTTCACCATGGTGGATTTTTCTGTGGTCTGGGAGTGAATCGGACTTATATTGATGGAAAAGTGGATTGGTTTGACAATGTGGACTCCCGGGAGTGGGGTAGGGTATTACACCTTCCAGATTTCATAGTTATGCTAGGTTATGATTCAGGACCAAGTTTGAAGGTGTACTGGTTGCTGCTAGGGAAGACACTAGCTGATGGTTTGAGGATTGTTGATAGTGAGGTGGAAATTAATGTAATGAATTCAGTGTGTAACAAGATTAAGAACTTTGTCATATATTTCGATCACACTGACCATGTATCAGGCCGAAACCATGAAGACATCCTTTTGACACCAGCAGCTGAGCTCCCTGAAGTTTTTAGCCCTACTAGAGATGATCATCAGGAACCAAATTTGTCAACTGATGAACATACTGCTGAGGTGAATCAAAAACCAAAAGGAATTGAAGAAGAGGAAGTTGAAGAGTATGATTTGTTTGAGGGCAGTGATGATAGCTCAGCTGATTCAGACTTTGTGGACAGTGACTATGAGtgggaagatgatgatgatgacctgTTTGAGGATAATGTTTATGGTGGTGTTGTAGACATTGGTTTAGGAAAGAAAAGATTCAGTCATAAGAAGGCAACAGAAAGTAAGTTGAAGGGTAAGCAAGTTAGTACAGAAGATTACACTGGGCAAGTTTCATCAGATGATGAAGGATTGCAGTTGCCAGACAATTCAGATGATGAAGGTGATATAACCTTGAGGTTTAAGTCTTTCAATCCAGAGGACATCAACAATCCAGTGTAAGGTTGGAATGGTATTCCCTTCTGTTGAGGTGATTAGAAAGGCAATCACAGAATATAGTCTGAAGAACAGAGTTGATACCAAATTGCCTAGGAATGACAGGGAAAGGATAAGGGCACACTGTGCAGAAGGGTGCCCTTGGAATTTGTATGCATCTATGGATAGTAGAGTGAAGTCCTTTGTTGTGAAGACATATGTGGCACAGCACAAGTGCAAAAAAGAGTGGGTTCTGCAAAGGTGTACTGCTAACTGGCTGGCAGAGAAATATGTTGACACTTTCAGGGCAGACTCAAAGATGACTCTTAGTAGCTTTTCAAGAACAGTGCAGAAGGATTGGAATTTGACCCCATCAAGAAGCAAGCTTGCAAGAGCTAGAAGGCTAGCACTGAAGGAAATTTATGGTGATGAAGTTGGGCAATATAACTTGCTGTTGGACTATGGAAATGAACTTAGGAAGTCAAACCCTAGGAGCTCATTTTATCTCAGTCTAGATGACAGCAAGTTTAGCAGACTGTATTTCTCACTGGATTCATGCAAAAGAGGATTTCTCAGTGGCTGCAGACCTGTCATTTGCTTGGATGCTTGCCACATTAAGACTAAGTTTGGGGGTCAATTGCTGACAGCTGTAGGTGTTGATCCCAATGATTGCATTTTCCCAATTGCAATGGCTGTTGTGGAGGTTGAATCTTATAACACATGGAGCTGGTTCCTATAGACATTGAAGGATGACCTTGGTATTGTCAATACTTAACCTTGGACCATCATGACAGACAAACAGAAGGTATGGTCATTCTATTTGCTTGTGAATAATTTTGTTTACTCTTTACTTCATAGCTATTTCTTAAAATTCCTACTTATTGCTGTTTGTAGGGTCTCATACCAGCAGTCCAACAAGTTTTCTCTGAATCTGAGCATAGATTCTGTGTAAGGcatttatatcaaaattttcaaatgcaATTCAAAGGTGAGAACTTGAAAAACCAACTTTGGGCATGTGCTAGGTCTAGTTCAGTGTTAGAGTGGAATGCTAACATGGAAATGATGAAGGACCTAAATGAGGATGCCTATAACTGGTTAGGAGAGATGTCACCAAATACTTGGGTTAGAGCATTTTTTAGTGAATTCCCAAAGTGTGACATACTACTAAACAATAGCTGTGAAGTGTTCAACAAGTATATCCTAGAGGCTAGAGAGCTTCCAATTCTATCCATGCTGGAGAAGATCAAAGGGCAGCTGATGAGTAGGTTTTATAACAAGCAGAAGGAAGCAGAGAAATGGGAAGGGCCATTCTGTACTAAAATTGGCAAGAAATTACTGAAGAATGCAGAGCATGCTAACATTTGTTATGTTTTGCTTGCTGGGAAGGGGATATTCCAAGTCCAAGAAAGGCAGTCCTCATATACTGTAGATGTCATCGGCAAGCACTGTGATTGCAGAAGATGGGACCTTACTGGTATTCCTTGTTGTCATGCCATAGCTTGCATCAGAGAGGAGAGGCTGTCTGAACAAGACTTTTCTGTCATTCTGCTACTCAATTGAGGCTTTCAAGAGTGTATATGCCAACAACATCATGCCATGTAGTGACAGGGCCAACTGGGAGAAGATGAATGGGCCACAAGTTCTGCCTCCAGCGTATGAGAAGAAAGTTGGCAGACCCAAGAAAACAAGAAGGAAGCACCCTACAGAAGTGCAAGGCAAGAATGGCCCAAAACTCACCAAGCATGGTGTAATCATCCATTGCAGTTACTGCCATGAGCCAAATCACAACAAAAAGGGTTGTCCAATGAGGAAGAAAGGGATCAAGCCCAACATACAGATCAGAAAGAAGAAGCATGTAGCTCCAGGAAGTCAAGAGCCCAGTATAACTCAGGTGAAgattttttctttcacaaatgTGAAGCAAAATATGCTGATTACTAACCATATTATCTTGCAGGAAATGATGGGCACACAACCTGGAACAAGTACTGGATTGCTAAATGAGGTTAATGACAATATGCTCAGTGTGATGATGGCAGAGGTGCACTTCTTTTCATCTATGTATTTCCTACAACTGCACATGTATTGAATTAACTCTACCTATAAATCTAATTTTGGTTTGTTTGCAGTCTTCACAGCCCAGTCAGATAACTCAACAGCAAGGTCCATTGCCAGATTCTGTTTTCATTCAGCAAAACCAACCTTCCACAAGACCTGTTGCTCTGACCACTGCAACCAAAGAAGGAAGAGCAAAGATTACCAAGGCAAAGAAGAAGGTAGGAAGTACtacaaagaagaagaaggtagATCTCACTCAGCAGGAAGAAGATGTTGCTTcaaggaagaaaaagaggaCTTCACCAGGCAACCAGTGATGCGAAGAAGGATGCACCTGGTGGCAACTATGCACATTTTGTTCATATTAGATAGGTTTATATAGCACTTATCCCTGGTATTGTCATGTACTGAAGTTGAACAATGCACATGTCATGCCAAAAACTATGCCCTTTTGGATAGAACAGATAGGCCAACATGCCAATACTTCTGCTAGACAGTTATGGTTCTTTTATGTAAGCTGTGATACTAATTATGTCAGCTGTGGTACTGATTATGTGTTGAGGTTGAACCCTGGTATTATCATGCAATGAAGTGGCCACTTCTTTTCATATCAATTATCTCTTTGTTTCTGTCAACAATGTGCTTGCCATAATAAACTGAAACTCAAGTGCTTGCTAGACAAGTAGTCCTCATTTTTGTAACCACATTTGATACCCTGAATCCTGCTGATTActaaccatattttttttgcaattcaGATATAAACCAGTGAAACTACCAACATCAACATATATTTGACACACATACTGATTTAGACCCAATGAAATCAACAGAAATATACAGATTTATTCCCATTGATAGCACAAACACAAAAACCACTTGGATAACATTTAATTCACATCACTGTTCTATTAGTCAATAAGCAACACATTACATGAGTCTTTCAATTTTCTTCATCACTTCATCATAAGAACAACCAAAATACAAACTAAAACAGCAACACATAACCAACCTAGGACCAACATGTTCTTCAGTACCACTACTAATTCTCTTCCAATGGACACTGCAGTAATCAATGTCTGCTTTAATTCATCACCATCTTCCCTCTGAACTTTGATTTCATCCAATTGTCCTGCATTCTTCAAGCTTGCAGCAACTTGTGCATTTACATGTGCAGCCTCTTCTCCAGCAATTAACCCATtcttcttcaaatatttcatGTATCTTTCCTCCCAAAACCAAAAGTTACACCCAGATCCATCTTTCTACACCATTAAGAACAAATGGCACCTCAAACTGAACTCAACACCACACACACCAAATTCAATCAACTATTGCTCACCTCGTGGTCAGGGCAAGTGTAGAAAATGCGATCCGGATTAATAGCTGTCT
This region includes:
- the LOC127764569 gene encoding F-box only protein 8-like, producing MEDMVTEILVRLPVKSLLRFKPACRAWQAIIDGPVFIRAHLRRSASRWEQSHSFIINPHSMVRVPWDRWPVPSNRYRFHQWQLQRGNTTTSPRNNNVATFLHAKDLSDDQQFYTTEFTHRDGLVFSTTTTSLHVFNPATRDAITLPTSSRSNLMGGGRFNYHCSGLGLDPRTGMYKVVQAFFRFQSMEPAETKMGMEVFTIGGGGGGVGWREITSDPPYPAKRFQIGVSVCGYMFWRFSERHTKLERGILHLSLEEEEFGITGLPDELDTDNSFLLDDLLGRDLCVSASNTSCTMLNIWTLPVADESLCTLWQWRYCIEYPWSLCSVMALPPFSDF